The following coding sequences are from one Treponema bryantii window:
- a CDS encoding formylglycine-generating enzyme family protein → MKKTKLIAVAAIMVMAAAFIGCKNSAQTEPENESQKQNEMAFVLQLPEASIARVAYYEQSDANSYKVQLIKSGTVLKSETGNPGDKIRLTVADEGLYTISVTAYKDTTVIAEGLSPVSISLADGDVKVNVKLNPNVKDVGIDVEIEWESGSETPLVSADFVKVEGSTVTGGTKFAYSRNLYNDDYLKGVFRKGRTVTIDSFYMCDHEVTQAEYVSIMGTNPSRFNNNAAGGEVQENRPVESVSWYDAIVYCNKRSIAEKLTPCYSINGSTNPADWGEVHASSDSTWDAVNCNFKTNGYRLPTEAEWEYAALGGKNGVTADDPTDFAGTNDISELGEYAWYTSNSGSKTHEVRKKLSNALGLYDMSGNVSEWCWDWHDNENTPSIISSTPATGVASGSSRVIRGGGCSNIAEDCSVACRNGSNPIYWFDNHGFRVVRSALGSGSGSDSNAGQVAQEAIKIGNVTFDKTGEVYVTKTPVTITGKQNKNNYSGVFIEGRNVTLNPYIMSKYEVTQELYTAVMANQNVTVNGTEYKLTSEPFECKEAGNYPLGTGEIQKLRAAENISWYDAVYFCNVLSEKLNLTKAYSITVTSVSSGHITGATVELVTGANGYRLPTEAEWEFAARGGDQTKDSWDYLFSGTPTADGTTYFSFKNTGLDSVGWYYFNILNGTTGDVEPSSGNEGYGTHEVGKKDCNSLGIYDMSGNVMEWCYDWYEDSLTTGDVANPTGAVSGSDRVKRGGSWNNLAYSSSVCNRLYNTPDRSGYSFGFRVVRSAL, encoded by the coding sequence ATGAAAAAAACAAAATTGATTGCCGTAGCGGCAATTATGGTGATGGCTGCAGCTTTTATAGGTTGTAAAAACTCTGCTCAAACAGAACCCGAAAATGAATCTCAGAAACAAAATGAAATGGCTTTTGTTCTTCAGCTTCCAGAAGCAAGCATAGCAAGAGTGGCATATTATGAACAATCTGATGCAAACTCTTACAAAGTACAGCTTATAAAATCTGGAACAGTGCTTAAGAGTGAAACAGGTAACCCTGGAGATAAAATCAGACTTACAGTAGCAGATGAAGGCTTATATACAATTAGTGTTACAGCTTATAAAGACACTACAGTTATTGCTGAAGGTTTATCACCTGTTTCAATCAGCCTTGCAGATGGTGATGTAAAAGTAAATGTAAAACTGAATCCAAATGTAAAAGACGTTGGTATTGATGTTGAGATTGAATGGGAAAGTGGTTCAGAAACACCTCTTGTATCTGCAGATTTTGTAAAGGTAGAAGGTTCTACAGTTACAGGTGGAACAAAGTTTGCTTATTCAAGAAACTTGTATAATGATGATTATCTTAAAGGTGTATTCCGCAAAGGCCGTACAGTAACTATAGATAGTTTTTACATGTGCGACCATGAGGTAACTCAGGCAGAATATGTAAGTATAATGGGAACTAATCCTAGTCGTTTTAACAATAATGCAGCAGGTGGTGAAGTTCAGGAGAACCGGCCTGTAGAAAGTGTAAGCTGGTATGATGCAATTGTATATTGTAATAAACGAAGTATTGCAGAAAAACTTACACCTTGCTATTCAATTAATGGCAGTACGAATCCAGCAGACTGGGGAGAAGTTCATGCAAGCAGTGATTCAACATGGGACGCAGTAAACTGTAATTTCAAGACAAATGGATATCGTTTACCAACAGAAGCAGAATGGGAATATGCTGCACTTGGGGGAAAAAATGGTGTAACAGCAGATGATCCAACAGATTTCGCAGGAACAAACGACATATCAGAACTTGGTGAATATGCTTGGTATACATCAAATAGTGGAAGTAAAACACATGAGGTGAGAAAGAAATTATCAAATGCTCTAGGCCTTTATGATATGTCTGGAAATGTATCGGAATGGTGCTGGGATTGGCATGATAATGAAAATACTCCAAGCATAATATCTTCAACACCTGCAACTGGCGTGGCGTCTGGTTCCAGCCGCGTAATACGTGGTGGTGGCTGCAGCAATATTGCCGAGGACTGCTCTGTTGCGTGCCGGAACGGCAGCAACCCGATTTACTGGTTCGACAATCATGGCTTCCGTGTGGTTCGCTCCGCATTGGGAAGTGGTTCTGGTTCTGATAGCAATGCTGGGCAAGTAGCACAGGAAGCAATTAAGATTGGTAATGTAACTTTCGATAAAACTGGAGAAGTATACGTTACAAAAACTCCTGTAACTATTACAGGAAAACAGAATAAAAATAATTATTCGGGTGTTTTTATAGAGGGACGCAATGTGACATTAAATCCATACATTATGAGTAAGTATGAAGTTACACAGGAACTATATACAGCTGTAATGGCAAACCAGAATGTAACTGTTAATGGAACTGAATATAAACTTACTTCAGAACCTTTTGAATGTAAGGAAGCTGGGAACTATCCACTTGGAACTGGAGAAATTCAAAAATTACGTGCAGCAGAAAACATTTCCTGGTATGATGCAGTTTATTTCTGTAATGTATTAAGTGAAAAGTTAAATCTAACAAAAGCATATTCAATTACAGTTACTTCTGTAAGTTCAGGACATATTACTGGAGCTACAGTTGAATTAGTAACAGGTGCAAATGGTTACCGCCTTCCAACAGAAGCAGAATGGGAATTTGCAGCACGAGGTGGAGACCAGACAAAAGATTCATGGGACTATCTGTTTAGCGGTACTCCGACAGCAGATGGTACAACATATTTTTCTTTCAAAAATACAGGGCTTGATAGTGTAGGCTGGTACTATTTCAACATTTTAAATGGAACAACAGGAGATGTAGAACCTTCAAGTGGAAATGAAGGATACGGAACACACGAAGTAGGAAAAAAAGACTGCAATTCACTTGGTATTTATGATATGAGTGGAAATGTCATGGAATGGTGTTATGACTGGTATGAAGATTCTTTGACAACTGGGGATGTTGCTAATCCTACTGGGGCTGTTTCTGGCTCTGACCGTGTTAAACGTGGCGGTTCATGGAACAACCTTGCCTACTCCTCCTCTGTTTGCAATCGACTCTACAACACTCCGGACCGCAGTGGCTATAGTTTTGGCTTCCGCGTGGTTCGCTCCGCTTTGTAG
- a CDS encoding glutamine synthetase III — protein MDEVTPIFGENVFNETVMKARLPKETYKQLMKTIEGGEKLDASVATVVANAMKDWAIEKGATHFTHWFQPLTGITAEKHDSFITPTSDGKVIMEFSGKELVQGEPDASSFPSGGIRATFEARGYTAWDPTSYAFIKDGTLCIPTAFCSYTGEALDKKTPLLRSMQAISKQAVRVLKLFEGNEAVTSVKTTVGPEQEYFLVDKSVYDKREDLIYTGRTLFGAKAPKGQELEDHYFGMIKPRVQAFMKDLNKELWKLGILAKTEHNEVAPAQHELAPIFSTTNLACDHNQLTMEMMRKIAAKHGMVCLLHEKPFAGVNGSGKHNNWSISTNTGKNLLDPGATPDQNAQFLLFLCAIIKAVDEYQDLLRISVASAGNDHRLGANEAPPAIISIFLGDELSAILDSIEKGVPYGKHEKEKMQIGVTVLPDFNKDTTDRNRTSPFAFTGNKFEFRMLGSNESIACANVFLNTVVAEELSQFADILEKSKDFKGDLHDLILKTIKDHKRIIFNGNGYDDSWVKEAEKRGLYNLKSTPEALPHILDEKNVKVFEKFGVYSKVELTSRFEIHNENYSKIINIEAETMLEMANKFILPAASKYANKLAETINLKKAACSECDTTYESSMLKKVSALTSSIYSKTDKLESEVLEAKKTADAGDSSKTAFFYREHVFAAMNELRLCADELETITPKELWPFPSYGDLLFSVR, from the coding sequence ATGGATGAAGTAACACCAATTTTTGGCGAGAACGTTTTTAATGAAACTGTTATGAAAGCTCGTTTGCCTAAGGAAACTTACAAACAGCTTATGAAAACTATTGAGGGCGGCGAAAAACTCGACGCATCGGTTGCTACTGTTGTTGCTAATGCAATGAAAGACTGGGCTATCGAAAAAGGCGCTACTCATTTTACACACTGGTTCCAGCCACTTACAGGAATCACTGCCGAAAAACACGACAGCTTTATTACTCCTACAAGTGATGGAAAAGTAATCATGGAGTTCAGCGGTAAGGAACTCGTTCAGGGTGAACCAGATGCTTCTTCTTTCCCAAGTGGAGGAATCCGCGCTACATTCGAAGCCCGCGGTTATACAGCATGGGACCCAACAAGTTATGCCTTCATCAAAGACGGCACTCTTTGTATTCCAACAGCTTTCTGTTCATATACAGGTGAAGCTCTTGATAAGAAAACTCCATTGCTTCGCTCAATGCAGGCAATTTCAAAACAGGCTGTTCGCGTACTTAAACTTTTTGAAGGAAATGAAGCAGTTACAAGCGTAAAAACAACTGTAGGTCCAGAACAGGAATACTTCCTTGTAGACAAGTCAGTTTACGACAAACGCGAAGACTTGATTTATACAGGCCGTACACTTTTTGGTGCTAAAGCTCCTAAAGGACAGGAACTTGAAGATCATTACTTTGGTATGATTAAACCTCGTGTTCAGGCATTCATGAAAGACTTGAACAAAGAACTGTGGAAGCTTGGTATTCTTGCTAAAACAGAACATAACGAAGTTGCTCCAGCTCAGCATGAGTTGGCTCCGATTTTCTCTACAACAAACCTTGCCTGCGATCACAACCAGCTTACAATGGAAATGATGAGAAAGATTGCTGCAAAACATGGAATGGTTTGTCTTTTGCACGAAAAACCATTTGCCGGCGTAAACGGAAGTGGTAAACATAATAACTGGTCTATTTCTACAAATACTGGAAAGAACCTTCTTGATCCTGGTGCAACACCTGATCAGAATGCGCAGTTCCTCCTCTTCCTCTGTGCAATCATTAAGGCTGTTGACGAGTATCAGGATCTTCTCCGAATCTCTGTAGCATCGGCTGGTAACGATCACCGTCTTGGAGCTAACGAGGCGCCTCCAGCAATCATCTCTATCTTCCTTGGAGATGAACTCAGCGCAATTCTCGACAGCATCGAAAAGGGCGTTCCTTACGGAAAACACGAAAAAGAAAAAATGCAGATTGGTGTTACTGTTCTTCCTGACTTCAACAAGGATACAACAGATCGTAACCGTACTTCACCATTTGCTTTCACTGGTAATAAGTTTGAGTTCCGTATGCTTGGTTCTAACGAATCAATCGCATGTGCAAACGTATTCTTAAATACTGTTGTTGCAGAAGAACTTTCACAGTTTGCTGATATTCTTGAAAAATCAAAAGACTTCAAGGGCGATCTCCATGACCTCATCTTGAAGACAATCAAAGATCACAAGAGAATCATTTTCAACGGAAACGGTTATGATGATTCCTGGGTTAAGGAAGCTGAAAAGCGCGGACTTTACAACCTTAAATCTACACCAGAAGCTCTTCCACACATCCTCGACGAAAAGAACGTTAAGGTATTCGAAAAGTTTGGTGTATACAGCAAGGTTGAACTTACAAGCCGCTTTGAGATTCATAACGAGAACTACTCTAAGATCATCAACATCGAAGCTGAGACTATGCTCGAGATGGCAAACAAGTTCATTCTTCCAGCTGCAAGCAAATATGCAAACAAACTGGCAGAAACAATCAATCTGAAAAAAGCTGCATGCAGCGAGTGCGATACAACTTACGAAAGCTCTATGCTCAAAAAGGTTTCTGCACTTACAAGCAGCATCTACAGCAAAACAGACAAGCTTGAAAGCGAAGTTCTTGAAGCAAAGAAAACTGCAGATGCAGGCGATTCAAGCAAGACAGCATTCTTCTACCGCGAGCATGTATTTGCAGCAATGAACGAATTGCGTCTCTGTGCTGATGAACTTGAAACAATTACACCAAAAGAGCTCTGGCCATTCCCAAGTTATGGTGATCTCTTGTTCAGCGTAAGATAG
- a CDS encoding ammonium transporter has translation MSEVWSVWFLIGAALVFFMQCGFAMVETGFTRAKNAGNIIMKNLMDFCIGTPMFMLLGFGLMMSENYFFGVIGKPNMQLFTNFAEGDWSAFVFNLVFCATAATIVSGSMAERTKFSAYCIYSAVISAVVYPIEAGWVWNSQGWLVQLGFVDFAGGAAIHSVGGTAALIGAIFLGPRIGKYDYDKDGKVTKVHAIPGHSLTLGALGTFILWFGWYGFNGAACTQLLGVGGLAAVFTTTTIAPAVACVTTMIFTWVKNGKPDVSMTLNASLAGLVAITPTCATVDALGASIIGIVSGIIVVVVVELLDLKLHIDDPVGAVAVHLANGIWGTLSDGLFNVENGVFYGGGFKHLGVQCLGEVTIVAWTTVCMLITFSLIKKLHGLRASREEEIIGLDKLEHGIDSSYAGFIMAPQVMTEGAAGGESSVPVEKAVPVAKATSRPDAKFHMVTIITRQSKFDELKAAMNDINVTGMTVTNVLGCGQQHGNVQKYRGVEMDMTLLPKIKVDIVVSEVPVDLVVTAAKEVLYTGHIGDGKIFVYDVQNVVKVRTGEEGYEALQD, from the coding sequence ATGAGTGAAGTTTGGAGTGTGTGGTTTTTAATCGGCGCCGCACTTGTATTCTTTATGCAGTGTGGATTTGCAATGGTTGAAACTGGTTTTACAAGAGCGAAGAATGCAGGTAACATCATCATGAAAAACCTGATGGATTTCTGTATCGGAACTCCTATGTTTATGTTACTCGGATTCGGTTTGATGATGAGTGAAAATTATTTCTTTGGTGTAATCGGTAAACCAAATATGCAGTTGTTTACAAACTTTGCTGAAGGCGACTGGTCAGCATTCGTTTTCAACTTAGTATTCTGTGCAACAGCTGCAACAATCGTTTCTGGTTCAATGGCAGAACGTACAAAGTTCAGCGCATACTGTATTTACTCTGCAGTAATTTCTGCAGTTGTTTATCCAATTGAAGCCGGTTGGGTTTGGAACTCACAGGGCTGGCTCGTACAGCTTGGTTTCGTAGACTTCGCTGGTGGTGCTGCAATCCACTCTGTTGGTGGTACAGCTGCTTTGATTGGTGCAATCTTCCTCGGTCCACGTATCGGAAAGTACGATTACGATAAGGACGGAAAGGTAACAAAGGTTCATGCTATTCCTGGTCACTCACTTACACTTGGTGCACTCGGAACTTTCATCCTCTGGTTCGGATGGTACGGATTCAACGGTGCTGCTTGTACCCAGCTTCTTGGTGTTGGTGGTCTTGCTGCTGTATTCACAACTACAACAATTGCTCCTGCAGTTGCCTGCGTTACAACAATGATTTTCACCTGGGTTAAGAACGGTAAGCCTGATGTTTCTATGACACTCAACGCTTCTCTTGCTGGTCTTGTTGCAATCACTCCAACTTGTGCTACAGTAGACGCTCTCGGTGCATCTATCATCGGTATTGTTTCAGGTATCATCGTAGTAGTTGTAGTAGAACTTCTCGATCTTAAGCTTCACATTGATGACCCGGTTGGTGCCGTAGCAGTTCACCTTGCAAACGGTATCTGGGGTACTTTGTCTGATGGTTTGTTCAACGTTGAAAACGGTGTATTCTACGGTGGCGGTTTCAAGCATCTTGGTGTTCAGTGTCTTGGTGAAGTTACAATTGTTGCATGGACAACAGTTTGTATGCTTATCACATTCAGCCTTATTAAGAAGCTCCATGGACTCCGTGCAAGCCGCGAAGAAGAAATCATCGGTCTTGATAAGCTTGAGCACGGTATTGATTCAAGCTACGCTGGATTTATCATGGCCCCTCAGGTTATGACAGAAGGTGCTGCAGGTGGAGAATCAAGCGTTCCTGTTGAAAAGGCAGTTCCAGTTGCAAAGGCTACAAGCCGTCCGGATGCAAAGTTCCACATGGTTACAATCATTACTCGCCAGAGCAAGTTCGACGAACTCAAGGCAGCAATGAACGACATCAACGTAACAGGTATGACAGTTACAAACGTACTTGGTTGCGGACAGCAGCACGGAAACGTTCAGAAGTACCGTGGTGTTGAAATGGATATGACACTTCTTCCAAAGATTAAGGTTGATATCGTAGTAAGCGAAGTTCCAGTAGACCTCGTAGTAACAGCTGCTAAGGAAGTTCTTTACACAGGCCACATCGGCGACGGAAAGATCTTCGTATACGATGTTCAGAACGTTGTTAAGGTTAGAACTGGCGAAGAAGGATACGAGGCTTTGCAGGATTAG